The sequence GCAACCATCAAGGACTGTTAGTCTTGAACATATTGGATATTTTTACTTCTGGTAGATTTAAAAAGTTAGATCATGTTAGTAGAAATGCAAACAAGTTAGCGCACTGTTTAGCGCGTTTTGCTTTATCTCAtctgtgaaggcccgaaaatacttgcttgaaaatttgcggaaaatttaaaattttcttttaaaaataactgaaattgccTCGTTCATAATTAAACTGATAAACAAagtcaaagtttaaaatatcgcagcggaagaaaaataaagttgccaaaaatcacaatttaaaattatccaacaactgataaaaaaatagtttgagaaataaaataacaactgctgcactgaggtcctcgggtgccactactgccgacccaagctgactcactggtccccgccctcagccCTAGCCTCATcaacacctacaacaatcaagtctagtgagcctaaagactcagcatgcatatatcgcaggtaacgagtaaaatctgaagtaaaaataCTCATGGgatatgctgaaaataatctgtactgagcaattaaattacgtgcatagctgaactgaaaatcacagtaaaaatatttgctccttggagcctgtactgaaataactggtaaaattttctgttgagattatgttttacgcctgtggccactgcactaagctaaatctgatcggtaactggctaccggggaggctgAAGCTATCtaagctggccggtcactggcgaccgggtggtaccacactggactgatcggtcactggcgaccgtctAAAATatcactcccacatagtgaatgaaccacaagccatatcgcataaatctcaaaaataatcattttctatttaatgcacgtaaaataattaactggcataatgaaaatttcttgtattaaaatcatgtactcgcgatatttaaaaatatctatatggcttgattgaagagtgaaagaagatataaacatgccttggtttgttttgacagaaaaacaaacgaataacgacgcggcgcggcggagaccgagtgctcttcactttctcacttaattcctttaaattaagcatgcaccataaatattataattgcgtaaaaatcgtaaacgtgatgcatgaacatttcaaaaatattatgatttgtgctcagggcgctgctatgactaaaatctcaccccgggtgcaaaatgaccattttgcccctggaaacccaaaaattattgtttcaaccctggacctctaaaatttcccgaagcttaccaaactccttaaaataatccaaaacatttttaaaaatattcccAGACGTAATTCGAGCCCAAAATACAACTTAATCTAATTgtttttaaaacttgaaccggggtcccggttttaacccgaattaaaccgaaactcaatcaaattattcccaactttttaccatatcTTACAACCACTTAATAGGTCCTAAATTACTGTCATTTAGCGGCTAAACCTCGGCTGAAATTTCCAGATTCTGAAACCAACTCTCGGCCCTTTCTTGTTGCGCCACCTTGCATTATTCTATCTCTTAACCCACGCCATCATCTAATCACCGATGCACCAGCTCATAGCCCACTTAACATGGACCTAGATTAGACTCTAATGAACCTCATTTAACCACACAATCGGCCTCATGCAACCTCCACTAACACCTCACCCGCTAGACACCAAAAGTGGCTCCCCCGACTCTCCTTGCATTCGGTACCAATGTCTCACTCAAGAGATCGGTCCAGCAGTGCTAGGACTATACCAGGACATGGTTCGGACCCATCATGAGTAGATCCATCGCCTGGACTCATCCTGGCACCGCCGGTTCCTCCCCTTAGCCCTCGATCTACTACAACCAAGCCTCTCCATGGCACGCTACTCTCAGTCCTACCCTTGAAGCGATCAGCAGCCAACCTAGGCTCCAAAACAGTACCTGAACACCACGAGTAACTCCTAGACAACCAAGAACAGCGGCCCCTTGCAAGAAACTCAGAAAAATCGTGAGCACCGAAAAAGAATGTAAGGGAGGTTAGTTCGATTATGGGTGTGTGGGCAGTGCCCACACCCCATATGAGTGGTTGAGATTCCATCTCAtggggaaaaaaattaaaaaaaaataaaattgggccagaaaaaattctggcccttggatgtacccctgcaggcagtgcctgcaggggtaggatgaaataatccGATGAAAGGTATGGTGGAAATCCTTTGCAAGACAAGAGGCCACcgacggtttttttttttatttttatgaagaaCAGCCCTGAATTCGAGAGAGGAGGCAGCTGGGGTAGGGTGTCGGCTGATAAAGtctttaggtttagggttaagtGTGTTTAGGTAGATTATTATATAgagaaaataataattaatgggctctaattaaataattaaaagtttaaaagagttttaagcccaaaaagcttaaaagtaggcccattaaaccCGAACACACTCCcgtaaaatatttcgagttgaaaagatttttaaaatgttaGCTGAACCCTTAAAAAATCTCCCGATTcgctaaaatttacgtaccgttaaaaataaagtctcgcgggtaaaaataccctaataaaatcttattttagaaaaatacacttaaaaggctctaaataatttataaaaattaatcgtgaactaaaataatttttcctgaaaattccctGGTCTTCGATCCTCgatcgagcgtgaaatgcaacttaaaaaatcttaatgcacgaacttttgaaatgtaatgaaataaacatgctagaataccacttcttaaataaatctttattaGCTTAACACAAttctccatctccagtccgacctcacttatttaactgaaacaacaaactactgaactgaattaataaaataattaacttcaaagaaatgcattaaaataaacatgcactgaagtcaattaaatttttaaaataatagaattatgcatggcttgtaTGCAGTCTAAAAATCCGGGTTCTACATCATCCTTCTCGTTCATGTTGGATGGAAGATTTTTACCCATCGTGATTGATGGATTTAGCTACTgttgatttaattaatgtatAATATCTGATTTCCTCACAAAAAAAAGTGATTCGAATTCTCTCAAACTGACACGAAACTAGTCCGAACATCGCACTgataataattaataacacaaggGAGGTAAACCCAAAAAATTTGGAAGTTGATTCAAGAGGCAAACCCAAAAAATTTCTATAAGACacatgaaaatttaaaagtctcTTCGTCCAGTTAAGAGGGTCTGCCTGGATCATACCAAAAAGGGGAACAATAACTCAGAAAATCTTACTAAGATAAGTTCCCTCCACTCTGCTGCCACAAATTAATGATATCAGTAGCTTGATTGAGCAGAACAACCATCTGTTTCTGGGAAATCCAAGGCTTACTCTCCAGAAAAATTTTAAGCTCTTCCCACGCATCTTTCCTCGGCCAAAAATAATATGGGCTCAAAGGAACAGTCCCATGACCTCCCGCAATCACTTGATCTAAAGCTATCCCTATGTTCTTTTCCATCCAAACGAATTTCAAAACCAGCCTCGGTCCCTCCATAGGCATCACCACAACTCGCAGTTTCTTCTTTACTTTTTTATTATTGTCAAGATCATGATTATTATTATCCAAGATCAATGATTCATGAGTGGTAGAGGGAGATGAAACACGGATTTTGAAGGGTTCGAGTTTGATTTTGCTGGGTTGGGGTTGATGATAAGAAAAAGGTGGAGTCTTTCTTCAAGGTAAAAAATATTGGATCTCTGGGGagttttgatttgagaaaaagGTCTAAGTGGATTCTCGTTGTGGGTTGAGACTTGAGAGCACACCGGTGTGAACATCTTGTCCTCCGCTGGCAGAATTATTCGAGGGAGAAGAAAATGGCTTTGGGGACTGCGCTTGTTCAACTGCGCTCGTACTCTTAATAAATAACTAGTAACCGTggctaatatattaaatatttatgatattAAAACATAATGACGTCACAACATAAAGAAAAGAGTTTATTTTTCACGGTGGTTAGTTTGGAgaagaaataatattatttttcacgtgAGCAGTTTCCTTATGACAgtgaatataatattatttgttaagaaaaaatataatataaaaaatgaaaagtgTAAAATAAGAAAGAAAGTTGGTGTTCTCATAGAGCGGTTATTATTAGGGGCTCAACtataataaaatagtaaatagtaaatataaaaaattaaaaagggtAAAACAGGAAAGAAAGTTGGTGTCTTCACAGAGCAGTTATTATTAGGGTCTCatacttaatataatagtatagataattttcattttttaacttttacaaaaatacagtttattttTTTCCTTCATAATTTATAGATAGATAATTATTGTTTCCCAAATTTGTTTCATCGTACAACATTTTAAGACAACTGTATTTTCCTTCCAAACATCATATATACACTAGTAACCGTGGCACACACGTTGCGTGTGTCCTAAATACATGTggctaatatattaaatattcatgatATTACAACATAATGACGTCACAACATAAAGAAGAGAGTTTATTTTTCACGGTGGCTAGTTTGAAGAAGAAATATTAGCCGAAACCTCATAATTTCCCCTGATTTGAttaaatttgcgtaccgttaaaaataaagtattgcgagtaaaaatacccaaataaaatgtcatttttgagaaatacccttaaaaataccttaacttaatttataaaaataaatcgtataataaaataattttcctgaaaattttccggtctccgatcctcgtttgaACGTGAAATGAATCTAGAAATTCTAATGCATGAATTTCATggattaaatcctatcatgcattaattatgcctaaaatgcataaaaataattaaacataaattaatgaaataaacatacatttaatgctttaaaaacaattaaataaaataccaaagaaatttaataacttgcatgcatgacaactttataaaatatatttaatagcatgctaaattaccacttcttaaataagtctttattaactatctcaatactccatctccagtccggcctcacttatttaactggaaagataacaattaaactactgcgtaaaataaataaatttaaagaaaagaatttaaatactcatacgataaaaatcattttaattttaaatactagaattatgcatggcttatacgcagtctaatttacgggttctacaatccttccccccttgaaagaaatttcgtcctcgaaattggcttatccttgataaacaaaaagtttagactcttaattctagaatcttaataatccacgcttccgatgcgctactttgattaaatattaaggtatccttacgtctcctcaatAGTCAATCAttaataaatttgtctaccaaaatcctcgttgtgaatcgcaacttaaaacaacttatggtgacttagttctattcaacGATAGCCCCAAATTTTGAATTACCTCGCAATTCTTCTTTCTAGAAATGGATGTCCGaacttatcgcaccttacttttcttatactatactcgtaatattcatcgacttattatattagcatttatacagttcgacttaagaaacctttgtaccaaaatttactgatcgactACTATTCTCAGTAGAACGCTTAAAGGCTACACCTTATTTCAACCTCATAGTAGTATTAGCCTAAAATCCTgaaatcgaatctttatcttacgacactataacttattatttacaagTGCATCCCGGGTGTGAAATCGTTgtaaatcttaaacctcgaataacgttaatccataaaactcaaTTATACAACATTGACCTTCTACCTCAATAATAACACTTCTAGCATCAATTACCTGCTCAACTATcctcttcccaattacaatctAGTTGAGGCCTGAGACTCTgaacttcctcattggaacaagtgtcgcattcttatgtatccttaatgcttacttaattttagcatataaacttaataagttagcccAAGGTAACATTAGACcaactttaataaatcaatttcacttataacccatagaattctagaatccccatatcaagattttagatttcttacttgataaaaaaaaatcttaatattcatcaattgataacttatattgaacacaactaattccttttttttttttttaatttcacccaaaatttccgtatgaacaaatatcccataaatttgaaattcagacttacctaatccaaatagctttgaataaaataattccaatacacatatccgtttagtcccaagtttgttaaagacttccaaaatttctcaagacaaggtgtctacctcacctcttacgtgcgtctaccaattaaactaaccatcatcgtacccaacttcccaaaattttaaaattctcacaaggtataatcttaattgttaagatcatgactaaaacttgtgacacatcaaacttatgttcccaaaaatttactaactcaatgtttattcttatagcttaactaaccgatcaaatttaccttaaatcatcatcactttaaattcttaatttgccacaacattatttcactaacgcttaaaatttcacgcctaagattgattcatcctacaatgtccttggttaccattcattatacCTTATAACCCAAacatctaaatattctatatttccttcgagcctaaataaccgaaaattcctaccatttaaaccgttcaattctcacttactactaaataagttctcaagtttcttaaaattgtagattaattCTTACTCTCCTCGAAtatcatccaattttttttttcctaaatctcgaaattccacaattacccattagttctcagtattcccaatttcattttatagatttcccgtatcataaggttcaatagccttaagtttattaaacccgaaattaattcccataacacgtcttacatttctataaatacttaaaatcccaagtgttcctcaaacgttcgcatttaatccttaaaattttgaaaattgcaatctgacccttacagttctccaaatttacaattttggccctacaactctccgaaatttgcatcattgtccccataaaattttttcatttttacctcattaaacttttagattctcgaactcgaaattcaatcccaaaatttggtaaattcgaaaatagtcccttagaattttatttttgaacttaggtcctcaaataattggttattacaattaggtccttaaaattctcaactcctgcaattcaatcctcaaatccaactatgtagggcatgcatcctaaataaattatcataattaatcttacTTTTCCATAGATAcctaaaatcctcaaattgtacatttataatcctactgcttgtcgtagtcttcgaatcgctgTTGCTTaggaaatcctcaaaaatttactcgactagcaaccaagaaccattaataatttcttagaaattctacaagtctcaaaagcattcataatttttaagtttatttATGGCCCATAAatagaacatcagtactactaacccaaaaattaatatagtcaaataattTACGACCTCTCTTAATTCACAATAGCAAAATTCTCATTTATGTCCGGTGGGGGGTGGAGGTGCATTTCCCTCCTGCCTCTGAtgctcaccgtcctcatgacggcGCTCATCATCCCTCGCGCGCTCAACaaggcgtctaggaggcatattgttccatacatataacccaaacgtaaccaacatgaataATTCCctaatttctttaaatttaagtaaataCTGAATAAGAAAATatgaacgtaaaatatttcatgaaatcatgctgttaaaataattcatgctttaaataaaatgcgtaaatgtaaaacttacacaccgaagacgtgacttcgtgagcttctcgtggtcagtagtagtgtaaccctttacaagaacataggctctgataccagctgaaacggcccgaaaattcgtgcttgaaaatttgcggaaaaattaaaaattttcttttaaactaaacggagaatcaaattcataaaataaactgttaaataatgtttaatgtttaaaaaaatagtagcggaagaatttaatgtttgcaaagtaacaatttaaaataattcaacaagagataaatgtttgagcataaaaatcgtaagtgctgaaaatgaggtactcgggttccactactgccgacccaagctagctcactggtccccgccctcggtcccgacatcatcagtacctacaacaatcaagtctagtgagtctaaagactcaacatgcatatatcgtaaataacgagaaataatatagtaaaatttgcatggggtaaaaatatcatgtcatatcaggagtcataaagtgaaaatacttcgccataaacaattataatacgtgcataactaaaCTGAACATCGTAGTAAAAATGGTTGCTCCatcgagccctgtcataaatatcaagtaataattttctggtgagattatggtatcCGCAAGTGACCACTGCACTAATATAAACTGCAAAATGACCGGtgactggcgaccggaccgataactggcgatcggatttaaatatgctcgtctgatcagacaaaatgccacagtatactgggtggtacaaactgaaactgaccggtaactggcgaccggatttacaaAGTCTCCCATGATAGTGCTACGGcaacaagcaatatcgcataaatctcaaaaatgaacattttaaatttctatgcacgtaatataattaaatggtatcatcaaatctgaaaaatttcaatctcctgtattaaaatcatttacttgcgataatttaaaaatatctatatgacttgattgaagagtcaaaagagatataaacatgccttggtttgttttgacagaaaacaaacg comes from Primulina eburnea isolate SZY01 unplaced genomic scaffold, ASM2296580v1 ctg1320_ERROPOS1310249, whole genome shotgun sequence and encodes:
- the LOC140820658 gene encoding small ribosomal subunit protein cS23-like, which encodes MRKTPPFSYHQPQPSKIKLEPFKIRVSSPSTTHESLILDNNNHDLDNNKKVKKKLRVVVMPMEGPRLVLKFVWMEKNIGIALDQVIAGGHGTVPLSPYYFWPRKDAWEELKIFLESKPWISQKQMVVLLNQATDIINLWQQSGGNLS